Genomic segment of Streptomyces sp. NA02950:
GCGCCGTCCCCCGGCCCGGAGTACGGGCACGGGGTGGGCGCCGGGCAGCCCGGCTGGGGAAGTGCGTCCGGCTCAGACGGTCTCGGCCACCGGCGCGGCGTCGGCCGGGGCGGGGCCGTCCGCCGGCTTGGGCTCCGCGCCGCGCAGCGGCAGCTCCTTGATGAACCAGGAGGCCACGAAGGCGCCCACGGCGGCCAGCGAACCCCACAGGAAGACCTGGTGGGTGCCGTCGGAGACGGCGTGGGCATAGGCGTCCCTGACCGCCGGGGGCAGCTTGCCGAGCTGGGACGGCTCCAGCTGGGCGCCGCCGGAGGTGATCGCCTTCCCCTTGTTCCCGGCCCGTTCGACCATGGTGTCGTGGACCTGGTGGGTGAAGAGGGCGCCGAGGATCGCGACACCGAAGGAGCCGCCGAGGGTGCGGAAGAGCGTGGCCGAGGAGGAGCCGACGCCCATGTCCTTCATCTCCACGCTGTTCTGCGCGATCAGCATGGTGAGCTGCATCAGGAAGCCCATGCCCGCGCCGAGCACCGCCATGTGGACACCGGTGGTCAGCCGGCTGGTGCCGGTGTCCATCGTGCCCAGCAGCACCATTCCGGCGGTGAGCAGCACCCCGCCCACGATCGGGAACATCCGGTACTTGCCGGTGTCGGTGGTGATCCGGCCCACGACCAGCGAGACCAGCAGCATGGTCAGCAGCATCGGGAGCAGCAGCAGCCCGGAGTTGGTGGCTGAGGCACCCTGCACGGTCTGCTGGTACAGCGGCAGGAAGGTGAGCGCGCCGAACATCACGAAGCCGACCAGGAAGCCGACGAAGGTGATGACCGAGAAGTTGCGGCTGCGGAAGATGTGCAGCGGAAGCACCGGTTCGGCCGCCCGCCGCTCGACGTACAGGAAGGCGACGAGGGCGGCGACGGCGAGCGCGCCGAGTCCGAGGATCTGGGCCGAGGCCCAGTCGTACTCGGTGCCGCCCCAGGTGGTGATGAGCACCAGCGCGGTGATCCCGACGGTCAGCAGTCCGGCGCCGGTGTAGTCGATCCGCGCCTCGGTCCGCTTCTTCGGCAGGTGCAGCACCGCGGTGACGGCGGTCAGGGCGATCGCGCCGAGCGGCACGTTGATGTAGAAGATCCAGCGCCAGCCGAGGTGGTCGGTGAGGGTACCGCCGGCCAGCGGGCCGCCGATCATGGCGACGCCCATCACGGCGGCCATCATCCCCTGGTACTTGCCGCGCTCCCGCGGCGGCACCAGATCACCGATGATCGCCATCACTCCGACCACCAGACCACCGGCGCCCAGGCCCTGGAGCGCCCGGAAGCCGATCAGCTGCCCCATGGACTGGGCCAGGCCGGAGAGGACCGAACCCACCAGGAAGATCACGATCGAGGTGAGGAAGATGCCCTTGCGGCCGTACATGTCGCCGAGCTTGCCCCAGATGGGGGTCGAGGCGGCGGTCGCGAGCGTATAGGCCGTGACCACCCAGGAGAGGTGGTTGAGCCCGCCGAGGTCTCCCACGATCGTGGGCATCGCGGTGCCGACGATCATGTTGTCGAGCATCGCGAGCAGCATCGTGATCATCAGTGCCAGCATCACCACACCGGTGCTGCGCGGCTTCCGTTCCGCCTTCCCCTGAGGTGGCACCGAGGCGGGCGGCGCTTCACCTTTCGACTCAATCCGGGACATGATCTCCACTCCCCCTGGTTATGACATGAGACCGCAACTCGCCACTTACTTGCCGACCGGCTAGTTGCGTACAGTGGAGACGGTAGGACGTCAACTAGCCGGGCGTCAAGTAAGTAGGAGTGCGGCCCGTCGGGGCCGCACACGGACACAGGAGAGCGACCATGGGCAGCACAGCGCGCGGAGGCGAGCCGAAGGCGCGCCGGGGCGACACCCGCCAGCGCATTCAGGACGTCGCCCTGGAACTCTTCGCCGAGCGCGGTTACGAAAAGACCTCACTGCGGGAGATCGCCGAGCATCTGGAGGTCACCAAGGCCGCGCTCTACTACCACTTCAAGACCAAGGAGGACATCCTCCTCAGCCTCTTCCAGGACCTGGGGCAGCCGCTGGACGAGCTGATCGCCTGGGGCGCGGAGCAGCCCCGCACCCTGGAGACCAAGCAGGAGCTGCTGCGCCGCTACAGCGCCGCCCTGACCAATGCCGCCCCGCTGTTCCGCTTCATGCAGGAGAACCAGGCGACGGTGCGCGAGCTGAGCATCGGCCAGATCTTCAAGGACCGGATGTTCGCCGTGTCCGATCTGATCCGGGAGAGCGACGCACCCCTGTCGGACCAGGTCCGCTGTGTGACGGCGCTCTTCAGCATGCACGCCGCGCTGTTCGCGCTCCACACGATCGAGGGCGACCCCGAGGACAAGCGCAAGGCTGCCCTCGAAGTCGCCCTCGACCTGCTGGCTCAGGCCCACATGGGTCAGTAGCGGATCCCGCGGTCCTTCATGTACCGGCCGGTGTCGTAGGCCGAACCGTAGTCGGGAGTGCTGCGGCCCTCGAAGTGCAGGTGCGGACCGGTGGAGTTGCCGGTGGAGCCGGACAGGGCGATCTCCTCGCCGGTCTTCACGGTCTCGCCGATCCAGGCCCGGATCTCCGACAGGTGCGCGTACTGGGTGTAGCTGCCGTCATCGTGCTTGATCACGATGGCGTTGCCGTAGGCCGGACCGTCGCCACCGCCGTTGGGGCCCGCCTTGACGACCACACCGTCGTGGACGGCGCGCACCGAGGTGCCGGTCGGCACGACGAAGTCCTGGCCGCTGTGCTTGTTCGTCCACAGGTTGCCCGCGCGGCCGAACGGGGCGCCGAGCGTGTACTTGGCGACCGGGGTCACCCACGCGTCCTCGGCGGCCTTGGCAGCCGCGGCCTTTGCCGCGGCGATCTTCGCGGCCTTCGCGGCCGCCGCCTTCTCGGCGATGACGGCCTTCTCCACGGCGGCGGCCTGGGCCTTTACCGAGTTGCCGAGGGAACCGGCGGAGGCGACCGTCAGGGTGTCGGTGCTCTTCGTGGCTTCGGCGGCGAGCGCCACCCCGGCACCGAGCGCGACCGAGGCGCCCACGCCCGCGGCGACGACGGCGACGCGGGCGCGCCGGACGGAGCGGAGGGAAGAGCGGCTGAATATGGCACGCGGCGACATCGAGAAACGACCTCCAGAACGTCAGGGGGTACCGGCTGGGGGCCGGAAGAGACGCTCCTTGTTATCCCGTCACCGCGGTTCCGCCAAGATACGTTTCTACTAAGGAGACCAGTAGTCCTGAAAGGCGCGGGATTCCTTTGTCCGACACCTCCACAGACAGTTAAAGAGGACGCAAAATGCGTGCTGAGCTGGGAGTATGTGGCCATTCTGACCGTGGGTAAAAACTTGGCCTCCGACTATGGAGCCGTGCCTCTAATTCCCGTAGTAGGCCCGTAGCGGGCTGTGCGGCATATCACCGAGGCGTAAGATCGACTCCCGTTCCGGCGGGACTTTCGGCCGTCCGTTTCAGGACCAAGGCCCCGACCCGGAAAGGGCGCCCGGAAATGCGGTGGCCGCCCCGTCGGGCGCACGCGGCCGCTCGCGCCGGCGACCGCACATGACCGGTTCGGCTCACCCGTAATGCCTGGCGTGTTGAGCATTGAGAGCATTGACCCGATTCGCTTCACCCAGAACGAGGAGAGCCGGTCATGTCGAAGCGACTGCATGTGGGCAACCTGAGCTACCAGGTGACGAAGGATGACCTGGCGACCGTGTTCGGGCAGATCGGCGAGGTGCTGGACGCCACCGTCATCACCGACCGGGAGAGCGGCCGTTCCCGCGGGTTCGGGTTCGTGGAGATGGAGGACATGGCCGCCGAAAAGGCGATGGCCCAACTCGACGGGCAGGTGATGAACGGGCGGGCGGTGACGGTGACCGAGGCGCGCGCCGTCCCGCGCGGCGGCCGCTGAGGGTGCCGTTCGCCACGTATCGCCGATTCGACTTGCAAGGGGGGCAGTGTGCCGTGGTGGGATGTCCCGATGCGATCCCCCACACGCATATCTCCACCCCGTCCGCGAAACTCTCACACCGATGTAACCAGCACGGATCCGAACGACACGGCGTACCCCGCCGCGTACGACACCTCGTACGACGGCGTGCACGACCCGCCGCAGACAGGCTCGTACGACCCGGCCCCCGGCACTGCGCACAGCGGCCCCGGCCCCGCCGCGTACTCCAACCCGTATGAGGAACTGGCCGAGTTGGCCGATCCGTACGACCCGGACGACCCGCTCGGTCTCGGGCTCAAGGCGGATGACGAGGACGACCCCGACGGCGAGAGCGCCGACGACGAGCCGTGGTCGCCGCCCAACCACCGCCGCCGCTCCCGGCGCGGGCGCAGCCGCTTCGCGGCCGTGCCGATCGCCGCCAAGCTGGTCATCGGCGCCCTGGTGGCCACCGCGCTGCTGCTGCTGGCCGACCGCTGTGCCGTGATGTACGCGGAGAAGAAGGCCGAGGAACAGCTCCAGAAGAAGATGAGCCTGGCCACCGCACCGAATGTGACGATCCATGGATTCCCGTTCCTCACCCAGGTGTGGGACAAGCGCCTGGACGAGGTCGATGTCACGGTGCCCGATGTGGCGGCCAACCGGGTCTCGCTCGCCGAAGTGAGCGCCAAGGCCAGGGACATCCGGCTCACCGGCGATCTGCCCAGCTCCATCCACGGCGCCGTGGCGGGCCAGATGAAGGGCGATGTGCTGCTGGCGTTCGAGGACCTCAACCGCGAACTGGGCGCGTCCCAGCTGCGGTTCAGGGCGACCGGCCCCGAGTCGGTGCGCGCCGACGGCAAACTGCCGGTCGCCGGGCAGGAGGTGACGATGCACGCCATGGCGCGGATCCGACGCGACGGGGACCGGGGAATCTCCACCAGTGTCAGCGGGATGCGGCTGGACATGCCCGGAGTCGCCACCTACCGGCCCGGCCGTCACGAGGGACTGCGGCTGCACCGCAAGACCGCGGAGCGGATCAGCCGGGACGCCGAGAAGGCCAAAGCGCTGCTGACCGTGGGATCGGTGGCGCGGCAGCTCGGGGTGGAGCCGGAGTCCGCGGGCCGGTCGGTGCCGGGTGGTGACGAGCGGGTGGACCGGATCACCACGTCCCCGAAGTTCGTCCCGGCGCTCATGAAGGTCAACTTCGTCGACCTGGTGGCCGAACACCCCCAGCTGGTCAAGAGGCTGGGGATCAACCCGGCGGTGGCCTCCGCGCTGACCAAGCTGAAGGTGCCGGAGCTGTCGGAGAAGCTGTCGCTCTCGTTCCAGCTGCCGAAGAAGGCCAAGGGCGTCCACATCCAGAACATCCGGGTGCGGCCGGACGGCATCGTGGCCGACCTGGTCGGCACCGAACTGCATCTGGGCAAGACCCGCTGACCGCTCCACGGGAACTGCCGCGAGGTACCGCCATCCGTCCGCGGGCCTCAGTCCCAGCCCACCGGCCCCACCGGCCCCGCCTCCCCGGGCGGGGCCGTGGGCGCGCCCGGGAGCCGGACCCAGGCGACGGTGCCGCCGCCCTCCGCGGGCCGCAGACCCACCTCGCCGCCGGACCGCTGGACGGCGCGGGCCACGATCGACAGCCCCAGCCCGGAGCCGGGGAGGCTGCGGGCGGACGGGGAGCGCCAGAACCGCTCGAAGACATGCGGCAGTTCATCCTTCGCGATACCGGGCCCACGGTCCCGCACCGTCAGCTCTCCCCTTCTGAGCGCGACATCGACCACACCACCCGAAGGGCTGAACTTCACGGCGTTGTCGAGCAGGTTGACCAGCGCCCGTTCCAGGGCCGCCGGTTCCCCGCGGACGTACCAGGGGTCCAGCGCGGCGTCGACGGTCAGTCCCACACCACGCAGCCGCGCCCGCTCCACCGCGGTCATCGCCACCTCGTGCAGGGCGACCACCTGGAGCGGCCCGCTGCCGGGCAGCGCGTCCGGCCGGGCCAGCTCCTGGAGATCGCCGATCAGCGCGGCCAGTTCGGTCACCTGGGCCTTGACGCTGGCCATCAGCGCGTCGCGGTCGGCGGGCGGCAGTGCGCGGCCGGTCTGCTCGCTGCGCACCAGCAGCTCCACATTGGTGCGCAGCGAGGTGAGCGGGGTGCGCAGCTCGTGACCGGCGTCCGCGATCAGCTGCTGCTGACGGTCGCGGGAGGAAGCGAGGGCGGCCGCCATGGAGTTGAAGGACCGGGACAGCCGGGCGATCTCGTCGTCGCCGTGGGCGGGGATCCGTACGGCCAGGTCCTCGGTGCGGGCCACATGCCCGACCGCCTCGGCCAGCCGGTCCACCGGTCTGAGCCCGGTCCGTGCGATCCACAGGCCCGCCACCCCGGCGCCGAGCACCCCGACGCCCGCGACCACCAGCATCACCAGGGCGAGGGTGTTCAGCGGTTCGGTGACCTCGTTCAGGGGGCGGGAGACGGAGACGGCCATCGAGGGGATGCCGTCCTGCGGGGAGGTGACGAAGGTGTACACCCGCATCCGGGTGCCGTCCGCCGCCGTGCTGTCGTGGGTGACGTCGTTCAGCCGCCCCCGGGCCACGGCGATGTCGTCCCCGGTCACCTTGACCGCCCGGGAGCCGCGGGCGACGCACCGGTCGCCGTCGGGCAGCACCAGCTGCACATCGGAGGCGCCGGGCCGGGATCCGGCGCCCGGCTGGGACTGGGGCGAGCAGGTGTTCTGCGCCTCCACCAGATCGCGGACATAGACCCCGGAGACATCGTGGAGCTTGTTGTCCAGTGCGCTCGTCAGCTGCTCCCGGGTGACGAACCAGCAGGCGAACGCGGACACCGCCACCGCGACTGCCACCGCGACCGCGGTCAGCAGCGCCAGCCGGGAGCGCAGCGGCAGCCGCGAGCGCAGCGGACCGCGCCTGGTCACGAGGGATCGCCGTCCGCCGGCCGCAGGACGTAGCCCACTCCGCGGACGGTGTGCACCAGCCGCGGTTCCCCGCCCGCCTCCGTCTTGCGGCGCAGATACATGACGTACACATCGAGCGAGTTGGACGAGGGCTCGAAGTCGAAGCCCCACACCGCCTTGAGGATCTGCTCCCGGGTGAGCACCTGGCGGGGATGGGCGAGGAACATCTCCAGCAGGGTGAACTCGGTCCGGGTCAGCTCCACCCGGCGCGCGCCGCGCTTCACCTCGCGGGTCGCCAGGTCCATCCGCAGATCGCCGAAGGTGAGCACGTCGTCCTCGGCGACCGCCTCGTGCGCGGCGGCGGCGTAGGAGCTGCGGCGCAGCAGGGCGCGGATACGGGCCAGCAGCTCATCGAGTTCGAAGGGTTTGACCAGGTAGTCGTCGGCGCCCGCGTCCAGCCCGGTGACCCGGTCGCCGACGGTGTCCCGGGCAGTGAGCATCAGTACCGGTACGGTCACTCCGGTCGCGCGCAGCCGCCGGGCGGCGGTCAGCCCGTCCATGCGGGGCATCAGCACATCGAGCACGATCAGCTCGGGGCCCCAGCTGCCGGCCTTCTCCAGCGCGTCCAGACCGTCGACGGCGGTCTCGGTCGTATAGCCCTCGAAGACCAGGCTGCGCCGCAGGGCTTCGCGGACGGCCGGCTCGTCGTCGACGATCAGGATGCGGGCGGACTGCTCGCCGTGGTCGGCGGGGGTCATGGGCCGGTTTCCTCACAGATGACGGTGGGGCGGTGGTCTCCGCGCCGGTGGATGGCGGGGCGCCGCGCCGGACGGTGGCGGGCGCCGCTGCCAGCCTCGCACGCCGCGGAGGCGATGGGTCAGGAGCGGGTGCCGCCGTCGCGCAGGGTGTCCAGATCGGCCTTGAGGGTGTTGACCGGGATGGAGAAGCCGAGGCCGACGCTGCCCTGGCTGCCGGAGCCGCCGGAGCCGCCGGAAGCCGTGGAGTACATGGCCGAGTTGATGCCGATGACCTGGCCCTTCATATTGATCAGGGCACCGCCGGAGTTGCCGGGGTTGAGCGAGGCATCGGTCTGGATGGCCTTGTAGGACGTGGTGGAGGGTCCGACGTCGCCGTTGTACTGGCCGCCGCCGAACTCGAAGGGCCACCGCCCGCCGTCCCGCCCCTGCCCCTGGTCCTCGCCCGTGGAGACGGTGACCTTGCGGTCGAGCGCGGAGACGATCCCGCTGGTGACGGTGCCGGTCAGCCCCTCGGGGGAGCCGATGGCCACCACCTGGTCGCCCACCTGGACCCGGCTGGAGTCGCCGAGGGTCGCGGGCTTGAGTCCGCTCGCGCCCTTCACCTTGATCAGCGCGAGGTCCTTGCCGCTGTCGGTGCCGACGACCGACGCGCTCCGGGTGCTGCCGTCGTGGAAGGACACCTTGATCGAGGCGGCGCCGGAGATCACATGGTTGTTGGTGATGATCTCGCCGTCGCGGGTGAGGACCACTCCGGAGCCGGTGGCCTTGCCGTTCGCCGAGGAGGCGCTGATCTCGACGATGCTCGGGCTCACCGCCGTCGCCACCGCCGCGACCCCGCTGTCGCTGCGGGAGTCGGCGTTGACGACCGGGGTGGAGATTTCGGTACCGGGCTTGTCCATGGCCCGTACGGCCAGGGCCGACGCCCCGCCGCCGACCAGCGCGGAGACCGCCGCCACCGCCGCGATCAGCGCCATGGAGCGCGGCGCGCGCCGCCTGCCGCGGCGGCCGCCGGGCCGCGGCCCGTCCGCGAAGGCGGCGGTGTCCGCACCGCCGCCCGCACCACCCGACCCGCCCGGCCACACGGTGGCCCCGGAGGGGGTGATGACCGGCTGCTGGGGCTGGTACGGAGGCGGCGCCGGCGCCGGGTGGCCGGGCGTACCGCCGTAGGAGAAGGGCTGAGGCTCGTCATCGCGGCTGTGCCGCGTGCTGTCCGTCATGGTTCGACGGTGTCGCGGCAGTATGAGAGCAGCGTGAGGAACTACTGAGAAGCCCGGCAGAAACCGGTATGTCCGGGATAAGGAAGACCCTCTCACCCGGATCCGCGGGCTCCGGGCCGGACGGCGCTCAGCCTCAGCCGCAGCCGCAGGAGCGCCGGACCACCAGCGCCGACGGGAACTGCTTGACCCGCTCGCGGCGCGAGCCGTTCCGTACGCCGTCGTCCAGCACCAGGTCCACCGCGGCCCGCGCCATCGCCGGGCGGTCGGAGCCGACCGTGGTCAGCGGCGGATCGGTGAGCCCGGCTTCCTTCACATCGTCGAAGCCCGCGACCGCCAGCTGTCCGGGGACGTCGATGCGCAGTTCACGCGCCGCCCGCAGGACACCGAACGCCTGGTCGTCGGTGGCGCAGAAGATGGCCGGGGGCCGGTCGGGACCGGCGAGCAGCCCGAGGGCGACCTGATAGGCGTCGTAGCGGTTGTACGGGGCCTGGAAGAGCCGTCCTTCGGTGGACCGCCCGGCCTCCTTCATGGCCCGGCGCCAGCCCTCGACGTGGTCGGTCACCGGGTCGCCGACGGTGGGGGTTATCTCGGTGCCGCCGAGGCAGGCCACGTACTCATGGCCGTGTTCCAGCAGATGACGTACGGCCAGTTGGGCACCGCCGACGTCGTCCAGCACCACGGCCACGTCGTCGATCGCCTCGGGGCGCTCGTGGAGCAGCACCACCCGGGCGTCCCACGCCTCGATCTCGGCGGCGGCGTTCTCGCTGGGGCCCTGGCTGATGAGGATCAGCCCGGACACCCGCATCCCCAGGAAGGCGCGCAGATAGTGCACTTCGCGGTCGTCGAGGTAGTCGGAGTTGCCGACGAGCACCATCTTTCCGCGCTCGGCGGCCGCCTGCTCGACGGCGTGCGCCATCTCCGCGAAGAACGGCTGCCGGGCGTCCGGGACGATCAGCCCTATCAGGTCGGTCCGCCGGCTCGCCATCGCCTGCGCGACGCGGTCCGGCCGGTAGCCGAGCTCCTTGATCGCGGCAAGCACCCGCTCGCGCGTGGCCGGGGCGACCGGCCTTGGTCCGTTATTGATGACGTAGCTGACGACCGCGGTCGAGGTCCCCGCCAGTCTTGCCACATCATCCCGCGTCACCTTGGCCACGCGCGGCAGTCTACGCGGGTCCAGCTAGTGCCGCGTCAGTCAAGGTTTGCCCGGCGGCGAGGCGTCCTGGCGCGTGCGATCGCAAGGCGGCCGGAAGCCCTCGCAGGGGGCCTGCCCGGGCTTTCGGCCAGCGCGGCGAGAGGGGGCACCTCCCAGCGGTAGCTGGGGGGAGCGTGCCAGGGCGGCGAGCGGGGCGAACCTCGGCTGACGCGGCACTAGGTATTGGCGGCTCCTGCGGTACCCGCTTTCGGCGCGGACCGCGCGGTGTCCTCGGCGGCTCCGGCGGTGCGGTCCGGACCGTCGCCGCGGGCGGCGTCCCGGGCCGACGCCTTGGCTCTCGCCTCCTCGGCGGCGCGCTCGACCTTCTCGGGCACGACGAACCGATAGCCCACGTTCCGTACGGTCCCGATCAGGGACTCGTGCTCCGGGCCCAGCTTGGCGCGCAGCCGCCGGACGTGGACGTCGACCGTGCGGGTGCCGCCGAAGTAGTCGTAGCCCCAGACCTCCTGGAGCAGCTGCGCGCGGGTGAAGACCCGGCCGGGGTGCTGGGCGAGGTACTTCAGCAGCTCGAACTCCTTGAATGTGAGATCGAGCACACGGCCCTTGAGCTTGGCGCTGTAGGTGGCCTCGTCGACCGAGAGATCGCCGTTGCGGATCTCCATCGGGCTGTCGTCGGTGGTGATCTGCTGGCGGCCCATGGCCAGCCGCAGCCGGGCCTCCACCTCGGCCGGACCCGCGGTGTCCAGCAGTACGTCGTCGATGCCCCAGTCGGCGGTGACGGCGGCGAGGCCGCCCTCGGTCACCACCAGGACCAGCGGGCAGCCGGGACCGGTGGACCGCAGCAGCTGGCACAGGCTGCGCACCTGCGGCAGATCGCGGCGGCCGTCGATCAGGATGACGTCGGCGCCCGGGGTGTCCACCAGGGCCGGGCCCTCCGCCG
This window contains:
- a CDS encoding response regulator transcription factor, yielding MTPADHGEQSARILIVDDEPAVREALRRSLVFEGYTTETAVDGLDALEKAGSWGPELIVLDVLMPRMDGLTAARRLRATGVTVPVLMLTARDTVGDRVTGLDAGADDYLVKPFELDELLARIRALLRRSSYAAAAHEAVAEDDVLTFGDLRMDLATREVKRGARRVELTRTEFTLLEMFLAHPRQVLTREQILKAVWGFDFEPSSNSLDVYVMYLRRKTEAGGEPRLVHTVRGVGYVLRPADGDPS
- a CDS encoding response regulator transcription factor, with the protein product MSSLLLLTNALQPSTEVLPALGLLLHSVRVAPAEGPALVDTPGADVILIDGRRDLPQVRSLCQLLRSTGPGCPLVLVVTEGGLAAVTADWGIDDVLLDTAGPAEVEARLRLAMGRQQITTDDSPMEIRNGDLSVDEATYSAKLKGRVLDLTFKEFELLKYLAQHPGRVFTRAQLLQEVWGYDYFGGTRTVDVHVRRLRAKLGPEHESLIGTVRNVGYRFVVPEKVERAAEEARAKASARDAARGDGPDRTAGAAEDTARSAPKAGTAGAANT
- a CDS encoding LacI family DNA-binding transcriptional regulator, whose translation is MAKVTRDDVARLAGTSTAVVSYVINNGPRPVAPATRERVLAAIKELGYRPDRVAQAMASRRTDLIGLIVPDARQPFFAEMAHAVEQAAAERGKMVLVGNSDYLDDREVHYLRAFLGMRVSGLILISQGPSENAAAEIEAWDARVVLLHERPEAIDDVAVVLDDVGGAQLAVRHLLEHGHEYVACLGGTEITPTVGDPVTDHVEGWRRAMKEAGRSTEGRLFQAPYNRYDAYQVALGLLAGPDRPPAIFCATDDQAFGVLRAARELRIDVPGQLAVAGFDDVKEAGLTDPPLTTVGSDRPAMARAAVDLVLDDGVRNGSRRERVKQFPSALVVRRSCGCG
- a CDS encoding M23 family metallopeptidase, with translation MSPRAIFSRSSLRSVRRARVAVVAAGVGASVALGAGVALAAEATKSTDTLTVASAGSLGNSVKAQAAAVEKAVIAEKAAAAKAAKIAAAKAAAAKAAEDAWVTPVAKYTLGAPFGRAGNLWTNKHSGQDFVVPTGTSVRAVHDGVVVKAGPNGGGDGPAYGNAIVIKHDDGSYTQYAHLSEIRAWIGETVKTGEEIALSGSTGNSTGPHLHFEGRSTPDYGSAYDTGRYMKDRGIRY
- a CDS encoding HAMP domain-containing sensor histidine kinase; amino-acid sequence: MTRRGPLRSRLPLRSRLALLTAVAVAVAVAVSAFACWFVTREQLTSALDNKLHDVSGVYVRDLVEAQNTCSPQSQPGAGSRPGASDVQLVLPDGDRCVARGSRAVKVTGDDIAVARGRLNDVTHDSTAADGTRMRVYTFVTSPQDGIPSMAVSVSRPLNEVTEPLNTLALVMLVVAGVGVLGAGVAGLWIARTGLRPVDRLAEAVGHVARTEDLAVRIPAHGDDEIARLSRSFNSMAAALASSRDRQQQLIADAGHELRTPLTSLRTNVELLVRSEQTGRALPPADRDALMASVKAQVTELAALIGDLQELARPDALPGSGPLQVVALHEVAMTAVERARLRGVGLTVDAALDPWYVRGEPAALERALVNLLDNAVKFSPSGGVVDVALRRGELTVRDRGPGIAKDELPHVFERFWRSPSARSLPGSGLGLSIVARAVQRSGGEVGLRPAEGGGTVAWVRLPGAPTAPPGEAGPVGPVGWD
- a CDS encoding TetR/AcrR family transcriptional regulator; this translates as MGSTARGGEPKARRGDTRQRIQDVALELFAERGYEKTSLREIAEHLEVTKAALYYHFKTKEDILLSLFQDLGQPLDELIAWGAEQPRTLETKQELLRRYSAALTNAAPLFRFMQENQATVRELSIGQIFKDRMFAVSDLIRESDAPLSDQVRCVTALFSMHAALFALHTIEGDPEDKRKAALEVALDLLAQAHMGQ
- a CDS encoding S1C family serine protease; its protein translation is MTDSTRHSRDDEPQPFSYGGTPGHPAPAPPPYQPQQPVITPSGATVWPGGSGGAGGGADTAAFADGPRPGGRRGRRRAPRSMALIAAVAAVSALVGGGASALAVRAMDKPGTEISTPVVNADSRSDSGVAAVATAVSPSIVEISASSANGKATGSGVVLTRDGEIITNNHVISGAASIKVSFHDGSTRSASVVGTDSGKDLALIKVKGASGLKPATLGDSSRVQVGDQVVAIGSPEGLTGTVTSGIVSALDRKVTVSTGEDQGQGRDGGRWPFEFGGGQYNGDVGPSTTSYKAIQTDASLNPGNSGGALINMKGQVIGINSAMYSTASGGSGGSGSQGSVGLGFSIPVNTLKADLDTLRDGGTRS
- a CDS encoding RNA-binding protein; translated protein: MSKRLHVGNLSYQVTKDDLATVFGQIGEVLDATVITDRESGRSRGFGFVEMEDMAAEKAMAQLDGQVMNGRAVTVTEARAVPRGGR
- a CDS encoding MDR family MFS transporter gives rise to the protein MLALMITMLLAMLDNMIVGTAMPTIVGDLGGLNHLSWVVTAYTLATAASTPIWGKLGDMYGRKGIFLTSIVIFLVGSVLSGLAQSMGQLIGFRALQGLGAGGLVVGVMAIIGDLVPPRERGKYQGMMAAVMGVAMIGGPLAGGTLTDHLGWRWIFYINVPLGAIALTAVTAVLHLPKKRTEARIDYTGAGLLTVGITALVLITTWGGTEYDWASAQILGLGALAVAALVAFLYVERRAAEPVLPLHIFRSRNFSVITFVGFLVGFVMFGALTFLPLYQQTVQGASATNSGLLLLPMLLTMLLVSLVVGRITTDTGKYRMFPIVGGVLLTAGMVLLGTMDTGTSRLTTGVHMAVLGAGMGFLMQLTMLIAQNSVEMKDMGVGSSSATLFRTLGGSFGVAILGALFTHQVHDTMVERAGNKGKAITSGGAQLEPSQLGKLPPAVRDAYAHAVSDGTHQVFLWGSLAAVGAFVASWFIKELPLRGAEPKPADGPAPADAAPVAETV
- a CDS encoding DUF2993 domain-containing protein is translated as MRSPTRISPPRPRNSHTDVTSTDPNDTAYPAAYDTSYDGVHDPPQTGSYDPAPGTAHSGPGPAAYSNPYEELAELADPYDPDDPLGLGLKADDEDDPDGESADDEPWSPPNHRRRSRRGRSRFAAVPIAAKLVIGALVATALLLLADRCAVMYAEKKAEEQLQKKMSLATAPNVTIHGFPFLTQVWDKRLDEVDVTVPDVAANRVSLAEVSAKARDIRLTGDLPSSIHGAVAGQMKGDVLLAFEDLNRELGASQLRFRATGPESVRADGKLPVAGQEVTMHAMARIRRDGDRGISTSVSGMRLDMPGVATYRPGRHEGLRLHRKTAERISRDAEKAKALLTVGSVARQLGVEPESAGRSVPGGDERVDRITTSPKFVPALMKVNFVDLVAEHPQLVKRLGINPAVASALTKLKVPELSEKLSLSFQLPKKAKGVHIQNIRVRPDGIVADLVGTELHLGKTR